TTTAACTTTATCACCATTTTCTAGAAAGTCTATTCCCCTATTGGCTTTAACATTTAAATCATGTTCTTCGATATTTGGAGAAAACCTTACTTCTTTTACGTTCATTACTTTTTGATTTTTCTTTGCTTCTTTTTCTTTTTTAGCCATTTCATACTTATACTTCCCATAGTCCATTATTTTACATACTGGTGGTCGAGAATTTGGAGCAACCTTTACTAAATCTAATTTTTTATCATAGGCCATTTGCACAGCCTTTCTACTATTAACTATTCCTAACTGAGTACCATCAACATCAATAAGGCGTATTTCCCTATCTCTTATTTCTTCATTAACCTGAAGTTCTTTAATATTAAGACACCTCCTAAAATTTTAAATAAAAAAACGGGTATAAAATACCCGCTTAGTTCACAAAAAATAGTCAAAGACATTATCTTTGTAGTTTTAACCTTATGAGCTTTAGCTATAAGGTGAGAAGCGGATACTTCTACTTGTTCCTGTATTTGCTTTCTTTAATTATTATATGCTATTTAAAAGATAATGTCAATGATTTTATTATTAAAACAGACTTATTCATATGTTTCAAATAAAAAATCTTCATTCTTGCAAATACATTATAAGACTAGAACCCCTATATTTTAAATATAGGGGTTCAGATGAAACTTTATCTTGTTAACTCATACAATGCTCTTGCATAAATTTCAGTTAATTTCATTAAATTATCTATAGAGATATATTCATCTTTTTGGTGAGCAAGCTCTTTTTGTCCTGGAAAAACAGGTCCAAAGGCTACTGCATTATCCATAGCTCTTGCATAGGTTCCCCCACCTATAGTTATTGGTTCACTGTCAATATCTCCTGTTGCCTCTTTATAAACTTTCATCAACTTTTCTACAAGAGGATGATCCTTAGGCATATACAAAGGTTTAGATTCCCCATCCCTTTCTATTAATTTTACATTTGTATCTTTTAGATTTTCTCTTATACCATCGTATACTTCTTTACTTGAAGATTTAATAGGATACCTAACATTAATAGTTAATTTAATTTCATC
Above is a genomic segment from Tissierellales bacterium containing:
- the infC gene encoding translation initiation factor IF-3, with the translated sequence MKELQVNEEIRDREIRLIDVDGTQLGIVNSRKAVQMAYDKKLDLVKVAPNSRPPVCKIMDYGKYKYEMAKKEKEAKKNQKVMNVKEVRFSPNIEEHDLNVKANRGIDFLENGDKVKVSVRFRGRELGHTNKGKMVLEQFIELTSDYGVVDKKPKMEGRNMVMYLVPKTE